One Rissa tridactyla isolate bRisTri1 chromosome 4, bRisTri1.patW.cur.20221130, whole genome shotgun sequence DNA window includes the following coding sequences:
- the VRK1 gene encoding serine/threonine-protein kinase VRK1 isoform X4 yields MGAGKMPYNKKTAGKRAPAKRKLAEVFAVGEVLADTSRKEWKLGVPIGQGGFGRLYLVQNWTKSHKLKYLGVPRYWGSGLHEKNGNRYRFMIMDRFGKDLQKTFEENAKRFPHKTVLQLGLRILDILEYVHEHEYVHGDIKASNLLMSYKNPNQVYLVDYGLAYRYCPEGAHKEYKEDPKRCHDGTIEYTSIDAHKGVAPSRRSDLEILGYCMIHWLSGHLPWEDNLKDPNFVRDSKIRCRDNISVLMDKCFPGKNKPDEITKYMEKVKLLSYEEKPVYQHFRDILLQGLKAIGQKDDGVLDFGLSANGDLQTNPMQKKKRKAAAATHESSEAEMGDTGSPELKKPASSNAVATRTRKMTSPESKKGRATRRRVQK; encoded by the exons ATGGGGGCAG gGAAAATGCCATATAATAAGAAGACTGCTGGGAAAAGAGCCCCTGCAAAAAGGAAACTTGCTGAAGTGTTTGCTGTGGGGGAGGTTCTAGCAGATACATcaagaaaagaatggaaattagGTGTCCCTATAGGGCAAGGAGGCTTTGGACGCCTATACCTTG TTCAGAATTGGACTAAGTCCCATAAACTGAAATACTTAGGTGTACCAAGATATTGGGGTTCTGGCttgcatgaaaaaaatggaaacag ATATCGATTTATGATAATGGACCGATTTGGCAAAgatcttcagaaaacatttgaaGAGAATGCAAAGCGATTTCCCCATAAAACTGTGCTACAATTAGGCCTGAGAATa ctTGATATTCTGGAATATGTCCACGAGCATGAATATGTGCACGGAGACATCAAGGCATCAAACCTTCTTATGAGTTACAAGAACCCTAATCAG GTGTACTTGGTGGATTATGGACTTGCCTACCGATACTGTCCTGAAGGAGCTCACAAAGAATATAAAGAAGATCCTAAAAGGTGTCATGATGGAACTATTGAATATACCAGTATTGATGCACACAAGGGTGTGG CACCATCAAGACGTAGTGATTTGGAGATCTTGGGTTACTGTATGATTCATTGGCTAAGTGGCCATCTGCCATGGGAGGATAATTTGAAAGATCCAAATTTTGTCAGAGACTCAAAAATCAG atgtagagataatatttcagttttgatgGACAAATGCTTTcctgggaaaaataaaccag ATGAAATAACCAAATACATGGAAAAGGTGAAGCTACTGAGCTATGAAGAGAAACCTGTTTATCAGCATTTCCGAGACATACTTCTGCAAGGTCTTAAGGCCATTGGGCAGAAAGATGATGGAGTACTTGACTTTGGCTTGTCAGCGAATGGAGACTTGCAAACAAATCCCATGCAAAAg aaaaaaagaaaggcagcagcTGCAACCCATGAGAGCAGTGAAGCAGAAATGGGAGATACAGGAAGTCCAGAACTAAAGAAACCTGCTTCTTCTA
- the VRK1 gene encoding serine/threonine-protein kinase VRK1 isoform X1 has product MGAGKMPYNKKTAGKRAPAKRKLAEVFAVGEVLADTSRKEWKLGVPIGQGGFGRLYLADVNSSKSVGSDAPYVAKVEPSQNGPLFTELKFYMRAAKPDEIQNWTKSHKLKYLGVPRYWGSGLHEKNGNRYRFMIMDRFGKDLQKTFEENAKRFPHKTVLQLGLRILDILEYVHEHEYVHGDIKASNLLMSYKNPNQVYLVDYGLAYRYCPEGAHKEYKEDPKRCHDGTIEYTSIDAHKGVAPSRRSDLEILGYCMIHWLSGHLPWEDNLKDPNFVRDSKIRCRDNISVLMDKCFPGKNKPDEITKYMEKVKLLSYEEKPVYQHFRDILLQGLKAIGQKDDGVLDFGLSANGDLQTNPMQKKKRKAAAATHESSEAEMGDTGSPELKKPASSNAVATRTRKMTSPESKKGRATRRRVQK; this is encoded by the exons ATGGGGGCAG gGAAAATGCCATATAATAAGAAGACTGCTGGGAAAAGAGCCCCTGCAAAAAGGAAACTTGCTGAAGTGTTTGCTGTGGGGGAGGTTCTAGCAGATACATcaagaaaagaatggaaattagGTGTCCCTATAGGGCAAGGAGGCTTTGGACGCCTATACCTTG CTGATGTTAATTCTTCAAAGTCGGTTGGCAGTGATGCACCTTATGTTGCAAAAGTG GAACCCAGCCAGAATGGACCTCTTTTTACTGAGTTAAAGTTCTACATGCGAGCTGCTAAGCCAGATGAAA TTCAGAATTGGACTAAGTCCCATAAACTGAAATACTTAGGTGTACCAAGATATTGGGGTTCTGGCttgcatgaaaaaaatggaaacag ATATCGATTTATGATAATGGACCGATTTGGCAAAgatcttcagaaaacatttgaaGAGAATGCAAAGCGATTTCCCCATAAAACTGTGCTACAATTAGGCCTGAGAATa ctTGATATTCTGGAATATGTCCACGAGCATGAATATGTGCACGGAGACATCAAGGCATCAAACCTTCTTATGAGTTACAAGAACCCTAATCAG GTGTACTTGGTGGATTATGGACTTGCCTACCGATACTGTCCTGAAGGAGCTCACAAAGAATATAAAGAAGATCCTAAAAGGTGTCATGATGGAACTATTGAATATACCAGTATTGATGCACACAAGGGTGTGG CACCATCAAGACGTAGTGATTTGGAGATCTTGGGTTACTGTATGATTCATTGGCTAAGTGGCCATCTGCCATGGGAGGATAATTTGAAAGATCCAAATTTTGTCAGAGACTCAAAAATCAG atgtagagataatatttcagttttgatgGACAAATGCTTTcctgggaaaaataaaccag ATGAAATAACCAAATACATGGAAAAGGTGAAGCTACTGAGCTATGAAGAGAAACCTGTTTATCAGCATTTCCGAGACATACTTCTGCAAGGTCTTAAGGCCATTGGGCAGAAAGATGATGGAGTACTTGACTTTGGCTTGTCAGCGAATGGAGACTTGCAAACAAATCCCATGCAAAAg aaaaaaagaaaggcagcagcTGCAACCCATGAGAGCAGTGAAGCAGAAATGGGAGATACAGGAAGTCCAGAACTAAAGAAACCTGCTTCTTCTA
- the VRK1 gene encoding serine/threonine-protein kinase VRK1 isoform X3, whose amino-acid sequence MGAGKMPYNKKTAGKRAPAKRKLAEVFAVGEVLADTSRKEWKLGVPIGQGGFGRLYLADVNSSKSVGSDAPYVAKVEPSQNGPLFTELKFYMRAAKPDEIQNWTKSHKLKYLGVPRYWGSGLHEKNGNRYRFMIMDRFGKDLQKTFEENAKRFPHKTVLQLGLRILDILEYVHEHEYVHGDIKASNLLMSYKNPNQVYLVDYGLAYRYCPEGAHKEYKEDPKRCHDGTIEYTSIDAHKGVAPSRRSDLEILGYCMIHWLSGHLPWEDNLKDPNFVRDSKIRCRDNISVLMDKCFPGKNKPDEITKYMEKVKLLSYEEKPVYQHFRDILLQGLKAIGQKDDGVLDFGLSANGDLQTNPMQKKKRKAAAATHESSEAEMGDTGSPELKKPASSKLC is encoded by the exons ATGGGGGCAG gGAAAATGCCATATAATAAGAAGACTGCTGGGAAAAGAGCCCCTGCAAAAAGGAAACTTGCTGAAGTGTTTGCTGTGGGGGAGGTTCTAGCAGATACATcaagaaaagaatggaaattagGTGTCCCTATAGGGCAAGGAGGCTTTGGACGCCTATACCTTG CTGATGTTAATTCTTCAAAGTCGGTTGGCAGTGATGCACCTTATGTTGCAAAAGTG GAACCCAGCCAGAATGGACCTCTTTTTACTGAGTTAAAGTTCTACATGCGAGCTGCTAAGCCAGATGAAA TTCAGAATTGGACTAAGTCCCATAAACTGAAATACTTAGGTGTACCAAGATATTGGGGTTCTGGCttgcatgaaaaaaatggaaacag ATATCGATTTATGATAATGGACCGATTTGGCAAAgatcttcagaaaacatttgaaGAGAATGCAAAGCGATTTCCCCATAAAACTGTGCTACAATTAGGCCTGAGAATa ctTGATATTCTGGAATATGTCCACGAGCATGAATATGTGCACGGAGACATCAAGGCATCAAACCTTCTTATGAGTTACAAGAACCCTAATCAG GTGTACTTGGTGGATTATGGACTTGCCTACCGATACTGTCCTGAAGGAGCTCACAAAGAATATAAAGAAGATCCTAAAAGGTGTCATGATGGAACTATTGAATATACCAGTATTGATGCACACAAGGGTGTGG CACCATCAAGACGTAGTGATTTGGAGATCTTGGGTTACTGTATGATTCATTGGCTAAGTGGCCATCTGCCATGGGAGGATAATTTGAAAGATCCAAATTTTGTCAGAGACTCAAAAATCAG atgtagagataatatttcagttttgatgGACAAATGCTTTcctgggaaaaataaaccag ATGAAATAACCAAATACATGGAAAAGGTGAAGCTACTGAGCTATGAAGAGAAACCTGTTTATCAGCATTTCCGAGACATACTTCTGCAAGGTCTTAAGGCCATTGGGCAGAAAGATGATGGAGTACTTGACTTTGGCTTGTCAGCGAATGGAGACTTGCAAACAAATCCCATGCAAAAg aaaaaaagaaaggcagcagcTGCAACCCATGAGAGCAGTGAAGCAGAAATGGGAGATACAGGAAGTCCAGAACTAAAGAAACCTGCTTCTTCTA
- the VRK1 gene encoding serine/threonine-protein kinase VRK1 isoform X2 produces MPYNKKTAGKRAPAKRKLAEVFAVGEVLADTSRKEWKLGVPIGQGGFGRLYLADVNSSKSVGSDAPYVAKVEPSQNGPLFTELKFYMRAAKPDEIQNWTKSHKLKYLGVPRYWGSGLHEKNGNRYRFMIMDRFGKDLQKTFEENAKRFPHKTVLQLGLRILDILEYVHEHEYVHGDIKASNLLMSYKNPNQVYLVDYGLAYRYCPEGAHKEYKEDPKRCHDGTIEYTSIDAHKGVAPSRRSDLEILGYCMIHWLSGHLPWEDNLKDPNFVRDSKIRCRDNISVLMDKCFPGKNKPDEITKYMEKVKLLSYEEKPVYQHFRDILLQGLKAIGQKDDGVLDFGLSANGDLQTNPMQKKKRKAAAATHESSEAEMGDTGSPELKKPASSNAVATRTRKMTSPESKKGRATRRRVQK; encoded by the exons ATGCCATATAATAAGAAGACTGCTGGGAAAAGAGCCCCTGCAAAAAGGAAACTTGCTGAAGTGTTTGCTGTGGGGGAGGTTCTAGCAGATACATcaagaaaagaatggaaattagGTGTCCCTATAGGGCAAGGAGGCTTTGGACGCCTATACCTTG CTGATGTTAATTCTTCAAAGTCGGTTGGCAGTGATGCACCTTATGTTGCAAAAGTG GAACCCAGCCAGAATGGACCTCTTTTTACTGAGTTAAAGTTCTACATGCGAGCTGCTAAGCCAGATGAAA TTCAGAATTGGACTAAGTCCCATAAACTGAAATACTTAGGTGTACCAAGATATTGGGGTTCTGGCttgcatgaaaaaaatggaaacag ATATCGATTTATGATAATGGACCGATTTGGCAAAgatcttcagaaaacatttgaaGAGAATGCAAAGCGATTTCCCCATAAAACTGTGCTACAATTAGGCCTGAGAATa ctTGATATTCTGGAATATGTCCACGAGCATGAATATGTGCACGGAGACATCAAGGCATCAAACCTTCTTATGAGTTACAAGAACCCTAATCAG GTGTACTTGGTGGATTATGGACTTGCCTACCGATACTGTCCTGAAGGAGCTCACAAAGAATATAAAGAAGATCCTAAAAGGTGTCATGATGGAACTATTGAATATACCAGTATTGATGCACACAAGGGTGTGG CACCATCAAGACGTAGTGATTTGGAGATCTTGGGTTACTGTATGATTCATTGGCTAAGTGGCCATCTGCCATGGGAGGATAATTTGAAAGATCCAAATTTTGTCAGAGACTCAAAAATCAG atgtagagataatatttcagttttgatgGACAAATGCTTTcctgggaaaaataaaccag ATGAAATAACCAAATACATGGAAAAGGTGAAGCTACTGAGCTATGAAGAGAAACCTGTTTATCAGCATTTCCGAGACATACTTCTGCAAGGTCTTAAGGCCATTGGGCAGAAAGATGATGGAGTACTTGACTTTGGCTTGTCAGCGAATGGAGACTTGCAAACAAATCCCATGCAAAAg aaaaaaagaaaggcagcagcTGCAACCCATGAGAGCAGTGAAGCAGAAATGGGAGATACAGGAAGTCCAGAACTAAAGAAACCTGCTTCTTCTA